A single window of Malus sylvestris chromosome 5, drMalSylv7.2, whole genome shotgun sequence DNA harbors:
- the LOC126621662 gene encoding BAHD acyltransferase At5g47980-like translates to MATEIKVEIIERQTIKPSTSTPHHLRSYELSFLDQMAIVIYTPLLLFYPITSTTSKVSTRHHAMSIDEKCRHLIESLAKTLTYFYPLAGRIVKGNIVECTDDGAAFITARISCCLSDILENPDGQILKRFLPIEIESKEAGTGWLLLVQVNLFECGGMAIGLSISHRIADASTLCTFINCWATIALGSSDSDQVLNLPEFGAASVFKPIEFSSPSQPPAREVVKEKCITQRYVFDAPKISTLQSEVASSVVAKPTRVEAVSALIWKCATEASRSNLRKQGPSFFRQDVNLRKRVVLPLPENLAGNVVGSFTSRVDEESSLINLKDLVAKLREGIEGLKEKYAAKLVFDSDEAWQEIKDKQNKPKTHDNMEIYSCTSWCRFPLYEADFGWGRPSWVSVASIAIKNIIVLMDKRDCSGIEAWVTMSEERKALFESNVELLGYASVNPSVIDT, encoded by the coding sequence ATGGCCACAGAAATCAAGGTAGAAATTATTGAGAGGcaaacaattaaaccatccacCTCAACTCCTCATCACTTGAGAAGTTATGAGCTCTCTTTTCTCGATCAGATGGCTATCGTAATTTACACCCCACTCCTTCTCTTCTATCCTATTACCAGTACTACTAGTAAGGTTAGTACTCGCCACCATGCTATGAGCATAGATGAAAAATGCCGGCATCTAATAGAATCATTAGCTAAAACTCTCACGTACTTCTACCCTTTAGCAGGAAGGATTGTGAAAGGTAACATAGTCGAGTGCACCGATGATGGAGCTGCATTTATAACAGCACGAATCAGCTGTTGCTTGTCGGATATTTTGGAAAACCCAGATGGCCAGATATTGAAACGATTCCTTCCAATTGAAATTGAATCCAAAGAAGCGGGCACAGGCTGGTTGCTGCTTGTACAAGTTAACTTATTTGAGTGTGGTGGAATGGCAATTGGGTTGAGCATTTCACATAGGATTGCTGATGCATCAACACTATGCACATTCATCAACTGTTGGGCCACAATAGCCCTTGGGTCAAGTGACAGTGATCAGGTACTAAACCTTCCAGAATTTGGTGCTGCATCTGTTTTTAAACCAATAGAATTTTCTAGCCCATCTCAGCCACCAGCAAGAGAAGTCGTCAAAGAAAAATGCATAACACAGAGGTATGTTTTTGATGCCCCAAAGATTTCCACTCTCCAATCTGAAGTAGCCAGTTCAGTTGTGGCCAAACCTACACGAGTAGAAGCGGTTTCAGCACTCATTTGGAAGTGTGCAACCGAAGCATCGAGATCAAACTTGAGGAAGCAAGGGCCTTCATTTTTCCGTCAAGATGTGAACTTGCGTAAAAGGGTTGTGCTTCCCTTGCCAGAAAACTTGGCTGGGAATGTTGTGGGTTCCTTTACATCAAGGGTTGATGAAGAGAGTAGTCTGATAAATCTAAAAGACTTGGTTGCTAAATTGAGGGAAGGCATTGAAGGACTGAAAGAAAAATATGCTGCAAAACTTGTCTTTGATTCTGATGAGGCATggcaagaaatcaaagataagCAGAATAAGCCGAAAACTCATGACAACATGGAGATTTATAGCTGCACAAGTTGGTGTAGGTTTCCTTTGTACGAAGCCGATTTCGGATGGGGAAGACCATCATGGGTGAGCGTAGCTAGTATTGCAATTAAGAACATAATTGTTTTGATGGACAAAAGAGATTGCAGCGGAATTGAAGCATGGGTGACTATGAGTGAAGAAAGAAAGGCCTTATTTGAAAGCAATGTGGAACTGCTTGGGTATGCTTCTGTAAATCCAAGTGTGATTGACACCTAG
- the LOC126622811 gene encoding uncharacterized protein LOC126622811 — translation MSNLNKLDFTALEVYGRNYLKWVQDVKLHLTAKNLRPAIEEATDKPVGEAEKATAMIFIRRHIHDALQTEYLAKEDPRALWVALADRFDHQKDIFLPEVRHDWQHLRFQDFKSVNEYNSEVCRIRSLLKFCNETLTEEDLLEKTYSTFSASNIVLQQQYRAQKFTKFSDLISVLLLAEKQNQLLMKNHQARPTGATAVPEAHYSTNQHPKRQKRRGKGGQKPSHQGQQSQGPSKGGNKAQKRPNLAPKAPNFKNKESEVDLESLVANFRKGIKEYKEKYPNGVSCEEVLQSVKESGNILINDSIVTYSVAVGASFPSMKQILDGSSCHG, via the exons atgtcgaatttgaacaaactcgacttcaccgctttggaggtttatggaaggaactacctcaagtgggttcaagatgtgaagctccacctcactgcaaagaacttgcgtcctgctattgaagaagcaacagataaacctgttggcgaggctgaaaaagccactgctatgatcttcattcgaagacatatccatgacgctctacaaactgagtaccttgctaaggaggatccacgtgcattatgggtcgctttggctgatcgtttcgatcaccaaaaggacatattcttgcctgaagtaagacacgactggcagcacttgcgcttccaagactttaagtctgtgaatgaatataattctgaagtttgtcgaatccgatcacttctcaagttttgcaatgaaactttgactgaagaggatctcctggagaagacctactcgaccttctctgcttctaatattgtcctgcagcaacaatatagagctcagaagttcactaagttctcggatttgatctctgttttacttcttgctgaaaagcagaaccagctgttgatgaagaatcatcaagctcgacctactggggctactgctgtgcctgaagcacattatagcactaatcagcacccaaaacgccaaaagaggcgtggtaagggcggccagaagccatcccaccaaggtcaacagagccaaggcccatccaagggaggaaacaaagcccagaagcgcccaaacctcgctcccaaggccccgaacttcaagaataaag AGAGTGAGGTGGATCTGGAAAGCTTGGTTGCAAATTTCAGGAAAGGCATTAAGGAATATAAAGAAAAGTATCCTAACGGTGTTAGTTGTGAGGAAGTACTTCAAAGCGTCAAGGAGTCCGGGAACATCCTGATAAATGATAGTATAGTGACTTATAGTGTAGCAGTCGGTGCAAGTTTCCCTTCTATGAAGCAAATTTTGGATGGGAGCAGCTGTCATGGGTGA